From the Perognathus longimembris pacificus isolate PPM17 chromosome 9, ASM2315922v1, whole genome shotgun sequence genome, one window contains:
- the Cdk19 gene encoding cyclin-dependent kinase 19 isoform X5 has product MSACREIAKPANILVMGEGPERGRVKIADMGFARLFNSPLKPLADLDPVVVTFWYRAPELLLGARHYTKAIDIWAIGCIFAELLTSEPIFHCRQEDIKTSNPFHHDQLDRIFSVMGFPADKDWEDIRKMPEYPTLQKDFRRTTYANSSLIKYMEKHKVKPDSKVFLLLQKLLTMDPTKRITSEQALQDPYFQEDPLPTLDVFAGCQIPYPKREFLNEDEPEEKGDKNQQQQQNQHQQPTVPPQQATAPPQAPPPQQNSTQTNGTTGATTAGIGAGAGLQHSQDSSLNQVPPNKKPRLGPSGANSGGPVMPSDYQHSSSRLNYQSSVQGSSQSQSTLGYSSSSQQSAQYHPSHQAHRY; this is encoded by the exons ctgaTATGGGTTTTGCCAGATTATTCAATTCTCCTCTAAAGCCACTAGCAGATTTGGATCCAGTAGTAGTGACATTTTGGTATCGGGCTCCAGAACTTTTGCTTGGTGCGAGGCATTATACAAAGGCCATTG ataTATGGGCAATAGGTTGCATATTTGCTGAATTGTTGACTTCAGAACCTATTTTTCATTGTCGtcaagaagatataaaaacaagCAATCCCTTTCATCATGATCAACTAGATCGGATATTTAGTGTCATGGGGTTTCCTGCAG ATAAAGACTGGGAAGATATCAGAAAGATGCCAGAATACCCTACACTTCAGAAGGACTTCAGGAGAACAAC GTATGCAAACAGTAGCCTCATAAAGTACATGGAGAAGCACAAAGTCAAGCCTGACAGCAAAGTGTTCCTCTTG CTTCAGAAACTCCTTACTATGGATCCAACCAAAAGAATTACCTCAGAGCAGGCTCTGCAGGACCCCTATTTTCAGGAGGACCCCTTGCCAACATTAGA TGTGTTTGCTGGATGCCAGATTCCATACCCCAAAAGAGAATTCCTTAATGAAGATGAACCTGAAGAAAAAGGAGACAAG aATCAGCAACAGCAGCAGAACCAGCATCAGCAGCCCACAGTCCCTCCACAGCAGGCCACAGCCCCTCCACAGGCACCCCCACCACAGCAGAACAGCACCCAAACCAATGGGACAACAGGGGCAACCACAGCTGGTATTGGTGCAGGAGCAGGGCTACAGCACAGCCAAGACTCCAGCCTGAATCAGGTGCCTCCAAACAAGAAGCCCCGTCTCGGGCCTTCAGGCGCAAACTCAGGCGGCCCTGTTATGCCATCTGATTATCAG CACTCCAGTTCTCGCCTGAATTACCAAAGCAGCGTTCAGGGATCCTCTCAGTCCCAGAGCACACTAGGTTACTCCTCTTCATCTCAACAGAGTGCACAATACCACCCATCACACCAGGCCCACCGGTACTGA
- the Cdk19 gene encoding cyclin-dependent kinase 19 isoform X6, whose translation MGFARLFNSPLKPLADLDPVVVTFWYRAPELLLGARHYTKAIDIWAIGCIFAELLTSEPIFHCRQEDIKTSNPFHHDQLDRIFSVMGFPADKDWEDIRKMPEYPTLQKDFRRTTYANSSLIKYMEKHKVKPDSKVFLLLQKLLTMDPTKRITSEQALQDPYFQEDPLPTLDVFAGCQIPYPKREFLNEDEPEEKGDKNQQQQQNQHQQPTVPPQQATAPPQAPPPQQNSTQTNGTTGATTAGIGAGAGLQHSQDSSLNQVPPNKKPRLGPSGANSGGPVMPSDYQHSSSRLNYQSSVQGSSQSQSTLGYSSSSQQSAQYHPSHQAHRY comes from the exons ATGGGTTTTGCCAGATTATTCAATTCTCCTCTAAAGCCACTAGCAGATTTGGATCCAGTAGTAGTGACATTTTGGTATCGGGCTCCAGAACTTTTGCTTGGTGCGAGGCATTATACAAAGGCCATTG ataTATGGGCAATAGGTTGCATATTTGCTGAATTGTTGACTTCAGAACCTATTTTTCATTGTCGtcaagaagatataaaaacaagCAATCCCTTTCATCATGATCAACTAGATCGGATATTTAGTGTCATGGGGTTTCCTGCAG ATAAAGACTGGGAAGATATCAGAAAGATGCCAGAATACCCTACACTTCAGAAGGACTTCAGGAGAACAAC GTATGCAAACAGTAGCCTCATAAAGTACATGGAGAAGCACAAAGTCAAGCCTGACAGCAAAGTGTTCCTCTTG CTTCAGAAACTCCTTACTATGGATCCAACCAAAAGAATTACCTCAGAGCAGGCTCTGCAGGACCCCTATTTTCAGGAGGACCCCTTGCCAACATTAGA TGTGTTTGCTGGATGCCAGATTCCATACCCCAAAAGAGAATTCCTTAATGAAGATGAACCTGAAGAAAAAGGAGACAAG aATCAGCAACAGCAGCAGAACCAGCATCAGCAGCCCACAGTCCCTCCACAGCAGGCCACAGCCCCTCCACAGGCACCCCCACCACAGCAGAACAGCACCCAAACCAATGGGACAACAGGGGCAACCACAGCTGGTATTGGTGCAGGAGCAGGGCTACAGCACAGCCAAGACTCCAGCCTGAATCAGGTGCCTCCAAACAAGAAGCCCCGTCTCGGGCCTTCAGGCGCAAACTCAGGCGGCCCTGTTATGCCATCTGATTATCAG CACTCCAGTTCTCGCCTGAATTACCAAAGCAGCGTTCAGGGATCCTCTCAGTCCCAGAGCACACTAGGTTACTCCTCTTCATCTCAACAGAGTGCACAATACCACCCATCACACCAGGCCCACCGGTACTGA